From the genome of Desmodus rotundus isolate HL8 chromosome 2, HLdesRot8A.1, whole genome shotgun sequence, one region includes:
- the PTMA gene encoding prothymosin alpha codes for MSDAAVDTSSEITTKDLKEKKEVVEEAENGRDAPANGNAENEENGEQEADNEVDEEEEEGGEEEEEEEEGDGEEEDGDEDEEAEAATGKRAAEDDEDDDVDTKKQKTDEDD; via the exons ATGTCAGACGCGGCCGTGGATACCAGCTCCGAGATCACCACCAAG GACttaaaggagaagaaggaagttgtggaggaggcagagaatgGAAGAGATGCACCTGCTAATGGCAACGCT GAgaatgaggaaaatggggagcaGGAGGCTGACAATGAGgtagatgaagaagaggaagaaggaggggaggaggaggaagaggaggaggaaggtgatg GTGAGGAAGAGGATGGAGATgaagatgaggaggctgaggcagcTACGGGCAAACGGGCAGCTGAAGATGATGAG GATGACGATGTTGACACCAAGAAGCAGAAGACCGATGAGGATGACTAg